In one Nicotiana tomentosiformis chromosome 6, ASM39032v3, whole genome shotgun sequence genomic region, the following are encoded:
- the LOC104090119 gene encoding protein S40-4-like codes for MAASKSYFAGANYRFLSSERDVPMMSPESAFEFDESDLWNSAVSQSPEFRKSVQSSKISRKQCDTKSRRSGSVASAASLPVNVPDWSKILKDEYREYGRRDSDDDDFNDEDGDDLENRIPPHEFLAKQLERTRIASFSVHEGVGRTLKGRDLSRVRNAIWEKTGFQD; via the coding sequence ATGGCGGCTTCAAAGAGCTATTTCGCTGGAGCAAACTACCGATTCCTGTCGAGCGAGCGAGACGTTCCGATGATGAGTCCTGAATCTGCGTTCGAATTCGATGAATCGGACCTGTGGAACTCAGCGGTTTCACAGTCGCCGGAGTTCCGAAAGTCCGTTCAGAGTTCAAAAATCTCGAGAAAGCAGTGCGATACGAAGAGCCGCCGAAGCGGTTCCGTAGCATCGGCGGCGTCATTGCCGGTGAACGTGCCGGATTGGTCGAAGATACTGAAGGATGAATATAGAGAGTATGGAAGGAGAGATAGCGATGATGATGATTTCAACGATGAGGACGGCGATGATTTGGAGAATCGGATTCCGCCTCACGAGTTTTTGGCGAAGCAGTTAGAGAGGACGAGAATTGCATCGTTCTCCGTGCACGAAGGAGTTGGCCGTACTCTCAAAGGTAGAGATCTGAGTAGAGTCAGAAATGCTATTTGGGAGAAAACTGGATTCCAGGATTAA